A single window of Intrasporangium calvum DSM 43043 DNA harbors:
- a CDS encoding cobalamin biosynthesis protein, translating into MRKGVGSRAVGLAVGFVADRLLGDPRRWHPVAGFGTAAAAVEQRTYAAGRAAGVRHVALLVGSTAALGLVAERATRHSPVVHVAATAAATWAVLGGRSLVREGDVIGRHLSSGDRVAARRRLRHLVGRDTTRLDEHEVARACVESVAENTSDAVVAPLLWGGLLGIPGLVGYRAVNTLDAMIGHRTPRYRDFGWAAARLDDLVNWVPARVAAGAALTGAALDGDSLAVSRAREAIRHDAPAHPSPNGGVVEAAFAGVLGVTLGGTNVYEGRAEDRGTLGTGPSPAASDIARANRLSRRVGTFSLVGAIALALLPRPRR; encoded by the coding sequence GTGCGGAAGGGCGTCGGATCGAGGGCCGTGGGGCTCGCGGTGGGTTTCGTGGCGGACCGTCTCCTCGGCGACCCGAGGCGCTGGCATCCCGTCGCCGGCTTCGGGACCGCGGCAGCGGCCGTCGAGCAGCGGACGTATGCCGCTGGGCGCGCTGCCGGGGTCCGTCACGTCGCGTTGCTCGTCGGCTCCACGGCCGCCCTCGGGCTCGTCGCCGAGCGGGCGACGCGGCACTCCCCCGTGGTCCATGTGGCGGCCACCGCGGCGGCGACGTGGGCCGTGCTCGGGGGGCGCTCCCTGGTGCGCGAGGGCGACGTCATCGGCCGGCACCTGTCGTCCGGGGACCGGGTGGCCGCCCGACGACGGCTGCGCCACCTCGTCGGGCGCGACACGACCCGGCTCGACGAGCACGAGGTGGCCCGGGCGTGCGTAGAGTCGGTCGCGGAGAACACCTCGGACGCGGTGGTCGCCCCGCTGCTCTGGGGCGGCCTGCTCGGGATCCCCGGGCTCGTCGGCTACCGGGCCGTCAACACCCTCGACGCGATGATCGGCCACCGGACGCCGCGGTACCGCGACTTCGGCTGGGCGGCGGCGCGGCTGGACGACCTCGTGAACTGGGTCCCTGCCCGGGTCGCCGCGGGAGCCGCACTGACGGGCGCGGCGCTCGACGGCGACTCCTTGGCGGTGTCCCGCGCCCGCGAGGCGATCCGGCACGACGCCCCGGCCCACCCGAGCCCCAACGGCGGCGTCGTCGAGGCGGCGTTCGCCGGAGTCCTCGGCGTCACCCTGGGAGGGACCAACGTGTACGAGGGCCGGGCCGAGGACCGAGGGACCCTGGGCACGGGGCCGAGCCCAGCGGCATCCGACATCGCGCGGGCGAACCGGCTGTCCCGCCGCGTGGGAACCTTCTCCCTCGTGGGTGCGATCGCCCTCGCGCTCCTCCCGCGACCCCGGCGCTAG
- a CDS encoding pyruvate, water dikinase regulatory protein — MSAPDSVTETPVFFLAGGTGISAETLGNLMLNQFPSVRFRRRKIPFITTPEIARQVVAEMDEAMTDAVTPLVFSTVADEEVRTELVKTKCAFIDLFGSHLDAIERVLHVNASHNRAGLHGLGDPRRYEQRMKAIEYAMEHDDGQSLRNLAQAELILVAPSRCGKTPTSMYLALQHGIRVANYPLVEEDLHSTHLPRPIRDYADRCFGLVSTPARLSQVRSERRPGSTYASLAQCSYELRRAEALYRAHRIPSINSASMSVEEMAAVIMQTRHMSNLA; from the coding sequence GTGAGTGCCCCCGACAGCGTCACCGAGACACCGGTGTTCTTCCTCGCCGGCGGCACCGGCATCTCCGCGGAGACCCTGGGCAACCTCATGCTGAACCAGTTCCCCTCGGTCCGCTTCCGGCGCCGCAAGATCCCGTTCATCACCACACCCGAGATCGCCCGGCAGGTCGTCGCCGAGATGGACGAGGCGATGACCGACGCGGTCACCCCGCTCGTCTTCTCGACCGTCGCGGACGAGGAGGTGCGGACCGAGCTCGTCAAGACGAAGTGCGCCTTCATCGACCTCTTCGGCAGTCACCTCGACGCCATCGAGCGGGTCCTCCACGTCAACGCGAGCCACAACCGGGCCGGCCTGCACGGGCTCGGCGACCCGCGCCGCTACGAGCAGCGGATGAAGGCGATCGAGTACGCCATGGAGCACGACGACGGCCAGAGCCTGCGCAACCTCGCCCAGGCCGAGCTGATCCTCGTCGCCCCCTCACGCTGCGGCAAGACGCCGACGTCGATGTACCTCGCCCTCCAGCACGGGATCCGGGTCGCGAACTACCCCCTCGTCGAGGAGGACCTTCACTCCACCCACCTGCCCCGTCCGATCCGGGACTACGCCGACCGGTGTTTCGGCCTCGTCTCGACGCCCGCGCGCCTCAGCCAGGTGCGCAGCGAGCGGCGCCCGGGGTCGACCTACGCCTCGCTGGCCCAGTGCAGCTACGAGCTGCGGCGGGCCGAGGCCCTCTACCGAGCCCACCGGATCCCCTCGATCAACTCGGCGTCGATGTCGGTCGAGGAGATGGCCGCGGTCATCATGCAGACCCGGCACATGAGCAACCTCGCCTAG
- the ppsA gene encoding phosphoenolpyruvate synthase — MTANILWFRELGLTDVESVGGKNASLGEMVQHLSKAGVSVPDGFATTAEAYRRFLAHEGLADRINALLDDLDVDDVRRLAEVGRQIRDAVESQPFPADLEGEIRTAYDELVAAAGAEGVSWAVRSSATAEDLPDASFAGQQETFLNITGIDNILHAIKLVFASLYNDRAIAYRVHSNFDHSGVALSAGVQRMVRSDIGASGVMFTIDTESGFPDAVFITSAYGLGEGVVQGAVNPDEYYVYKPALRAGRPAILKRGIGAKATKMVYTEDASVGRTTEFVPVDPADQVRFSLTDDEVTELAQHAVRIEEHYGRPMDIEWARDGIDGRIYVLQARPETVKSRSGSSTLRRFRMNERGPVVAEGRAIGQKVGSGAVRVLSDVASMHEFQPGEVLVADMTDPDWEPIMKRASAIVTNRGGRTCHAAIIARELGIPAVVGSGNATRVLEDGHEVTVSCAEGDTGFVYEGLLDFSVDETALDEMPEVPVKIMMNVGTPEQAFEFSRLPHHGIGLARLEFIINRQIGIHPRALLELDDQEPALRDEIRGLIGAYDSPREFFVKRLSEGVAMLAAAFAPEPVIVRMSDFKSNEYANLVGGERYEPHEENPMIGYRGASRYLSADFAECFAMEAEALKFVRDEMGLTNVKIMIPFVRTVAEAKGVIDLLAQHGLRRGENDLQVIMMCEVPSNAVNADAFLEHFDGFSIGSNDMTQLTLGLDRDSALVAGSFDERDPAVKKMLSMAIQACRAQGKYVGICGQGPSDHVDLAEWLLDEGIETMSLNPDTVVDTWLRLAKHAG; from the coding sequence ATGACCGCCAACATCCTCTGGTTCCGTGAGCTGGGGCTCACCGACGTCGAGTCGGTGGGCGGCAAGAACGCCTCCCTCGGCGAGATGGTCCAGCACCTGTCGAAGGCGGGGGTGTCCGTCCCGGACGGCTTCGCGACGACGGCTGAGGCCTACCGCCGGTTCCTCGCGCACGAGGGGCTCGCCGACCGCATCAACGCGCTGCTCGACGACCTCGACGTCGACGACGTGCGGAGGCTCGCCGAGGTCGGGAGGCAGATCCGCGACGCCGTCGAGTCGCAGCCGTTCCCGGCGGACCTGGAGGGCGAGATCCGGACGGCCTACGACGAGCTCGTCGCCGCGGCCGGCGCGGAGGGCGTCAGCTGGGCGGTCCGCTCGAGCGCCACCGCGGAGGACCTGCCCGACGCGTCCTTCGCCGGCCAGCAGGAGACCTTCCTCAACATCACCGGGATCGACAACATCCTCCACGCGATCAAGCTCGTCTTCGCCTCGCTCTACAACGACCGGGCCATCGCCTACCGGGTGCACAGCAACTTCGACCACTCCGGCGTCGCCCTGTCGGCGGGTGTGCAGCGGATGGTCCGGTCGGACATCGGCGCGTCGGGCGTCATGTTCACCATCGACACGGAGTCCGGCTTCCCGGACGCCGTCTTCATCACGAGCGCCTACGGCCTCGGCGAAGGTGTCGTCCAGGGGGCGGTCAACCCGGACGAGTACTACGTGTACAAGCCGGCCCTGCGCGCCGGTCGGCCCGCGATCCTCAAGCGGGGCATCGGGGCCAAGGCGACCAAGATGGTCTACACCGAGGACGCCTCGGTGGGGCGGACGACGGAGTTCGTCCCCGTCGACCCGGCCGACCAGGTCCGGTTCAGCCTGACCGATGACGAGGTCACCGAGCTCGCGCAGCACGCGGTGCGGATCGAGGAGCACTACGGCCGCCCGATGGACATCGAGTGGGCCCGCGACGGGATCGACGGGCGCATCTACGTGCTCCAGGCCCGACCCGAGACGGTCAAGTCGCGCTCCGGCTCGTCGACGCTGCGACGGTTCCGGATGAACGAGCGTGGACCGGTCGTCGCCGAGGGGCGTGCCATCGGCCAGAAGGTCGGCTCCGGGGCGGTGCGCGTGCTCAGCGACGTCGCGTCGATGCACGAGTTCCAGCCGGGCGAGGTGCTCGTCGCCGACATGACCGACCCCGACTGGGAGCCGATCATGAAGCGGGCCAGCGCGATCGTCACGAACCGCGGCGGCCGCACCTGCCACGCCGCGATCATCGCGCGTGAGCTCGGCATCCCCGCCGTCGTCGGGTCCGGGAACGCGACCCGGGTGCTCGAGGACGGCCACGAGGTGACCGTGTCCTGCGCCGAGGGCGACACCGGGTTCGTCTACGAGGGGCTGCTCGACTTCTCCGTCGACGAGACCGCCCTCGACGAGATGCCCGAGGTCCCGGTGAAGATCATGATGAACGTCGGGACGCCGGAGCAGGCCTTCGAGTTCTCGCGCCTGCCGCACCACGGGATCGGCCTGGCCCGGCTCGAGTTCATCATCAACCGCCAGATCGGGATCCACCCCCGCGCCCTGCTCGAGCTCGACGACCAGGAGCCGGCGCTGCGCGACGAGATCCGCGGGCTCATCGGCGCCTACGACAGCCCGCGTGAGTTCTTCGTGAAGCGGCTCAGCGAGGGCGTCGCGATGCTCGCGGCCGCCTTCGCGCCGGAGCCGGTGATCGTCCGGATGTCCGACTTCAAGTCGAACGAGTACGCCAACCTCGTCGGCGGCGAGCGCTACGAGCCGCACGAGGAGAACCCGATGATCGGCTACCGTGGGGCCTCGCGGTACCTCTCGGCCGACTTCGCGGAGTGCTTCGCGATGGAGGCGGAGGCGCTGAAGTTCGTCCGGGACGAGATGGGCCTGACCAACGTCAAGATCATGATCCCGTTCGTCCGCACCGTCGCCGAGGCGAAGGGCGTCATCGACCTCCTCGCCCAGCACGGGCTGCGCCGCGGCGAGAACGACCTGCAGGTCATCATGATGTGCGAGGTCCCCTCGAACGCCGTCAACGCGGACGCGTTCCTCGAGCACTTCGACGGCTTCTCGATCGGCTCCAACGACATGACGCAGCTGACCCTCGGCCTCGACCGGGACTCGGCGCTCGTCGCGGGCTCCTTCGACGAGCGCGACCCGGCCGTCAAGAAGATGCTGAGCATGGCGATCCAGGCGTGCCGCGCGCAGGGCAAGTACGTCGGCATCTGTGGGCAGGGCCCGTCCGACCACGTTGACCTCGCCGAGTGGCTGCTCGACGAGGGCATCGAGACGATGTCGCTCAACCCCGACACCGTCGTCGACACGTGGCTGCGCCTGGCCAAGCACGCGGGCTGA
- a CDS encoding DNA methyltransferase, with amino-acid sequence MPRPPLPPYLTATASELVAERAAGADGADEDVHFTEHLATEVIERLSEPGDLVLDPFAGFGTTLLVADRLGRRGLGVELLPERVDVVRARVPAATIVEGDARGLHRLLPDAGPVALCLTSPPYRTANDHPHDPLTAYTLVAGSYASYLADLASIAQALRRILRPGGHLVLNVANIRHAGHTTALAWDVARAVGAVLPFQGETVVHWDTLPHDFTGDYLLTFRRES; translated from the coding sequence ATGCCGAGGCCTCCCCTCCCGCCGTACCTGACGGCGACCGCGTCCGAGCTCGTGGCCGAGCGGGCCGCCGGTGCCGATGGCGCCGACGAGGACGTCCACTTCACCGAGCACCTCGCCACCGAGGTCATCGAGCGCCTGAGCGAGCCGGGGGACCTCGTCCTCGACCCGTTCGCCGGGTTCGGCACGACCCTCCTGGTCGCGGACCGGCTCGGGCGGCGCGGGCTCGGCGTCGAGCTGCTCCCCGAGCGGGTCGACGTGGTTCGCGCGCGCGTTCCCGCGGCGACGATCGTCGAGGGCGACGCCCGCGGCCTGCACCGGCTCCTCCCTGACGCGGGCCCCGTCGCCCTCTGCCTCACGTCGCCGCCCTACCGCACCGCGAACGACCACCCGCACGACCCGCTCACCGCCTACACGCTCGTCGCGGGCAGCTACGCGAGCTACCTCGCGGACCTCGCGTCGATCGCGCAGGCGCTGCGGCGCATCCTCCGCCCCGGCGGTCACCTCGTGCTCAACGTCGCCAACATCCGCCACGCCGGACACACCACCGCTCTCGCGTGGGACGTCGCCCGGGCGGTCGGCGCCGTGCTCCCGTTCCAGGGCGAGACCGTCGTCCACTGGGACACGCTCCCGCACGACTTCACCGGCGACTACCTGCTGACCTTCCGACGCGAGAGCTAG
- a CDS encoding rhodanese-like domain-containing protein, which yields MSHRRRLAGALLALVAVTSVAACSGADDGANLSSAAPAAAAPTLGAELSAADFAAAAKREGTTILDVRTPAEFAEGHLPGAVNVDVEGADFATTIAQLDPKAPYAVYCRSGNRSAAALQLMQAAGFTSAYHLSGGIGAWQQSGGEVVTD from the coding sequence ATGTCACACCGTCGTCGTCTCGCCGGCGCCCTCCTCGCCCTCGTCGCCGTCACCTCCGTGGCCGCCTGCAGCGGCGCGGACGACGGCGCGAACCTCTCCTCCGCCGCACCCGCAGCCGCCGCGCCGACCCTGGGCGCCGAGCTGTCCGCCGCCGACTTCGCCGCCGCCGCGAAGCGCGAGGGCACGACCATCCTCGACGTCCGCACGCCCGCCGAGTTCGCGGAGGGTCACCTGCCGGGCGCGGTCAACGTCGACGTCGAGGGAGCCGACTTCGCGACGACGATCGCCCAGCTGGACCCCAAGGCGCCCTACGCCGTCTACTGCCGCTCGGGGAACCGGTCCGCCGCAGCGCTCCAGCTCATGCAGGCTGCCGGGTTCACCTCGGCGTACCACCTCAGCGGTGGGATCGGAGCCTGGCAACAGTCCGGCGGCGAGGTCGTCACCGACTGA
- a CDS encoding SprT-like domain-containing protein, with protein sequence MELSAALKLGRELMAVHGLSDWTLNLDRARTRAGVCRAGKREISLSAHLTRLHPEAEVRDTILHEIAHALVGPGHGHDAVWRARARQIGCSGNRCSSVDAPGIAGAWVGTCPAGHRTTRHRMPSRVVLCTRCRGTEAARVFDWTHQGRRVAMHPNYAAELDALLLGLPHLAPGRLGPGAVVRIAAPGQYDGAVGRIVTRGRTRYRVRVPDGLLSVPFAWVEQAG encoded by the coding sequence ATGGAGCTGAGTGCTGCACTGAAACTGGGCCGGGAGCTGATGGCCGTCCACGGCCTGAGCGACTGGACGCTGAACCTCGACCGAGCGAGGACGCGGGCCGGGGTCTGCCGGGCGGGCAAGCGGGAGATCTCGCTGAGTGCCCATCTGACGCGGCTCCACCCCGAGGCCGAGGTCCGCGACACGATCCTGCACGAGATCGCCCATGCGCTCGTCGGTCCCGGGCACGGCCACGACGCGGTGTGGCGCGCCAGGGCCCGGCAGATCGGCTGCTCCGGCAACCGCTGCTCCTCCGTCGACGCCCCGGGCATCGCGGGGGCGTGGGTGGGGACCTGCCCCGCCGGCCACCGGACGACCCGGCACCGGATGCCGTCGCGAGTCGTGCTCTGCACCCGCTGCCGCGGCACGGAGGCCGCCCGCGTCTTCGACTGGACCCACCAGGGACGGCGGGTGGCGATGCACCCGAACTACGCGGCCGAGCTCGACGCCCTGCTCCTGGGGTTGCCCCACCTCGCGCCGGGCCGCCTCGGACCCGGTGCAGTGGTCCGCATCGCGGCTCCGGGTCAGTACGACGGGGCGGTGGGTCGGATCGTCACGCGGGGGCGGACGCGCTACCGGGTGCGGGTCCCCGACGGACTGCTCTCGGTGCCCTTCGCGTGGGTGGAGCAGGCCGGCTGA
- a CDS encoding GNAT family N-acetyltransferase, producing the protein MTQRIHLVGIGLGDRAHLTGAGVAALDTLDVFVVLEPGAAAQRELLAAVLTDPGAHRFIEPTAHPSEPGSVGSPAAYGVGSVSERVTAIVRELGELAPPAATVGLLVPGVPALEAAAHELATALADRLGIGVAITPGVGAAQLLAARHGITLGRDGTGVHAISGQHLVDTYQPHDGDAVVVADAELRCLELAELYPDLEVFWGAHLDRDDEVLVSGRLGDLAATLTAARRRAEDASGWLLDAYVVRPSEPSSEVGPPPWPPVERLSDGVLGLRPLTASDWQTVLEENNDEESLRWSLTGPLTEAEARRRAASARRDWVSGRAARFVMVDEATGHPAGAIGVLRMGPPDIGLIGYGVLPRFRGRGFTTRALELLAEWAFSATSIVRLELGHKVGNVASGVVAARAGFVRESVLTGRLRNVDGTFSDEVTYARVRR; encoded by the coding sequence ATGACCCAGCGAATCCACCTCGTCGGCATCGGACTCGGTGACCGTGCCCACCTCACCGGGGCGGGCGTCGCCGCCCTCGACACCCTCGACGTCTTCGTCGTCCTCGAGCCCGGGGCTGCGGCCCAGCGGGAGCTGCTCGCCGCGGTGCTGACGGACCCCGGTGCGCACCGGTTCATCGAGCCCACCGCCCACCCGAGCGAGCCTGGGAGCGTTGGGAGCCCAGCGGCATACGGCGTGGGGTCGGTGAGCGAGCGCGTGACGGCGATCGTCCGGGAGCTCGGGGAGCTGGCTCCGCCCGCGGCGACGGTGGGCCTCCTCGTGCCGGGGGTCCCGGCGCTCGAGGCCGCGGCGCACGAGCTCGCCACGGCGCTGGCCGACCGACTCGGCATCGGCGTCGCCATCACTCCGGGCGTCGGGGCGGCTCAGCTGCTCGCGGCGCGGCACGGCATCACCCTGGGACGAGACGGAACGGGCGTCCACGCCATCTCCGGCCAGCACCTCGTGGACACCTACCAGCCCCACGACGGCGATGCGGTCGTCGTCGCCGACGCCGAGCTGCGCTGCCTCGAGCTCGCCGAGCTGTACCCCGACCTCGAGGTCTTCTGGGGAGCGCACCTCGACCGCGACGACGAGGTGCTCGTCTCGGGGCGGCTCGGCGACCTCGCGGCCACCCTGACCGCGGCGCGGCGGCGTGCCGAGGACGCGTCGGGGTGGCTGCTCGACGCCTACGTCGTGCGCCCGTCGGAACCGAGCAGCGAGGTCGGGCCGCCCCCCTGGCCCCCGGTCGAGCGCCTGTCCGACGGCGTCCTCGGCCTGCGCCCGCTCACCGCGAGCGACTGGCAGACGGTGCTCGAGGAGAACAACGACGAGGAGTCGCTCAGGTGGTCGCTCACCGGGCCGCTGACCGAGGCCGAGGCCCGCCGCCGGGCCGCCTCGGCTCGTCGGGACTGGGTCAGCGGGCGGGCGGCACGGTTCGTCATGGTCGACGAGGCGACGGGGCACCCGGCGGGGGCGATCGGGGTCCTGCGGATGGGGCCTCCCGACATCGGACTCATCGGCTACGGGGTCCTGCCCCGGTTCCGGGGCCGCGGCTTCACCACCCGAGCGCTCGAGCTGCTCGCGGAGTGGGCGTTCAGCGCGACCTCGATCGTGCGGCTCGAGCTCGGCCACAAGGTCGGCAACGTCGCCTCGGGCGTCGTCGCAGCCCGCGCCGGGTTCGTCCGGGAAAGCGTCCTCACCGGCCGGCTGCGGAACGTGGACGGGACCTTCTCCGACGAGGTGACGTACGCGCGGGTGCGCCGCTGA
- a CDS encoding sodium-dependent transporter: MSTTADDDVREAHRGMFSTRRVFILAAIGSAVGLGNIWRFPYVAYENGGGAFILPYLVALFTAGIPFLFLEYALGHKYRGSAPLSFARLSRGTEGLGWWQVGVCFMIAVYYAAVLAWALSYTVFSFTKAWGDDPNAFLFGDYLKVAESPGISLDFVPGVIIPLLIVWGALIVLMALGVQRGVGRTSVIFIPVLVVAFLALVIQGLTLPGAGAGLDALFAPNWGALADPAVWAAAYGQIFFSLSIGFGIMITYASYVKRRTDMTGSAMVVGLSNSGFEILAGIGVFAALGFMAQASGVAVSEVATSGLGLAFVAFPAIVNEAPAGAVLGVLFFFSLVLAGFTSLISVLEVVVSAVRDKFEMSRIGATLWVTIPCAILSLLGFSTTSGLFVLDILDHFINRFGILLVAVVSMVVLAWVVRALPGLQSHLNTDGSVPVRWWWIALVSVISPIALGFVLVREFIAVVQEPYGGGDYPQWMLLAFGWGAALAVLVAGFLLARIPWRPDTPVHGHGREDSE, from the coding sequence ATGAGCACCACAGCGGACGACGATGTTCGCGAGGCACATCGGGGCATGTTCTCCACGAGGCGGGTCTTCATCCTCGCCGCGATCGGGTCTGCCGTGGGCCTCGGCAACATCTGGCGCTTCCCCTATGTCGCCTACGAGAACGGTGGCGGCGCCTTCATCCTGCCCTATCTCGTCGCACTGTTCACCGCAGGCATCCCGTTCCTCTTCCTCGAGTACGCCCTGGGGCACAAGTACCGCGGGTCGGCCCCGCTGTCGTTCGCGCGGCTCTCCCGCGGCACCGAGGGGCTCGGCTGGTGGCAGGTCGGCGTCTGTTTCATGATCGCCGTCTACTACGCCGCCGTCCTCGCGTGGGCGCTCAGCTACACCGTCTTCTCCTTCACCAAGGCGTGGGGGGACGACCCGAACGCCTTCCTGTTCGGCGACTACCTCAAGGTCGCGGAGTCCCCCGGGATCTCGCTGGACTTCGTCCCGGGCGTCATCATCCCGCTCCTCATCGTCTGGGGAGCGCTCATCGTGCTGATGGCCCTCGGCGTCCAGCGAGGCGTGGGGCGCACCTCGGTCATCTTCATCCCGGTGCTCGTCGTCGCGTTCCTCGCGCTGGTGATCCAGGGGCTCACCCTCCCCGGTGCGGGTGCCGGACTCGACGCCCTCTTCGCGCCGAACTGGGGGGCGCTCGCCGACCCGGCCGTCTGGGCGGCGGCGTACGGCCAGATCTTCTTCTCCCTGTCGATCGGGTTCGGGATCATGATCACCTACGCCAGCTACGTGAAGCGGCGCACCGACATGACGGGCTCGGCGATGGTGGTCGGCCTGTCCAACTCCGGCTTCGAGATCCTGGCCGGGATCGGCGTCTTCGCGGCGCTCGGCTTCATGGCGCAGGCGTCCGGCGTCGCCGTCAGCGAGGTCGCCACCTCGGGGCTCGGTCTGGCGTTCGTCGCGTTCCCGGCCATCGTCAACGAGGCCCCGGCCGGCGCGGTCCTCGGCGTGCTCTTCTTCTTCTCGCTCGTCCTCGCGGGCTTCACGTCCCTCATCAGCGTCCTCGAGGTGGTCGTCTCCGCCGTTCGGGACAAGTTCGAGATGTCGCGGATCGGGGCGACGCTGTGGGTCACCATCCCGTGCGCCATCCTCAGCCTGCTCGGGTTCAGCACCACCAGTGGCCTCTTCGTCCTCGACATCCTCGACCACTTCATCAACCGCTTCGGCATCCTGCTCGTGGCGGTGGTGAGCATGGTCGTGCTCGCCTGGGTGGTCCGGGCGCTGCCGGGCCTGCAGAGCCACCTCAACACCGACGGGTCGGTGCCGGTGCGCTGGTGGTGGATCGCCCTCGTCTCGGTGATCAGCCCGATCGCGCTCGGTTTCGTCCTCGTCCGCGAGTTCATCGCCGTGGTGCAGGAGCCCTACGGTGGCGGCGACTACCCGCAGTGGATGCTCCTCGCCTTCGGCTGGGGAGCAGCCCTCGCGGTGCTCGTCGCAGGCTTCCTGCTGGCCCGGATCCCTTGGCGCCCGGACACACCCGTCCACGGACACGGGAGGGAGGACTCAGAATGA
- a CDS encoding methionine/alanine import family NSS transporter small subunit: protein MSTGAIVMMVVAILVVWGGLALAIHNLRRGDAQEMLEHRDL, encoded by the coding sequence ATGAGCACTGGAGCGATCGTCATGATGGTCGTCGCCATCCTCGTGGTGTGGGGCGGGCTGGCCCTGGCCATCCACAACCTGCGTCGCGGTGACGCCCAGGAGATGCTCGAGCACCGGGACCTGTGA
- a CDS encoding PadR family transcriptional regulator, protein MGRGRPGPPPWIHDLIRQFGGPALGPEQHPRGPRRPRARRGDVRAAILDVLAGNEMNGYQLIQEIAERTGGGWKPSPGSVYPTIQQLEDEGLVEGRDAEGRRLLRLTDEGRRYVEEHPDEMGATWAPFEPENDAAPDDRASHGFSGTPGGDGLMPVVGQVMGAMWQVVTTGTAQQRAEARDILSETRRRLYQLLADGDPE, encoded by the coding sequence ATGGGACGCGGACGTCCCGGACCGCCGCCATGGATCCACGACCTCATCCGCCAGTTCGGGGGGCCGGCCTTGGGACCAGAGCAGCACCCCCGCGGACCGCGCCGCCCCCGCGCCAGGCGGGGCGATGTCAGGGCCGCCATCCTCGACGTGCTCGCCGGCAACGAGATGAACGGCTACCAGCTCATCCAGGAGATCGCGGAGCGCACCGGGGGCGGGTGGAAACCGAGCCCCGGCTCGGTCTACCCGACCATCCAGCAGCTCGAGGACGAGGGCCTCGTCGAGGGCCGCGACGCCGAGGGGCGGCGTCTGCTCCGCCTCACCGACGAAGGTCGCCGCTACGTCGAGGAGCACCCGGACGAGATGGGTGCCACGTGGGCTCCCTTCGAGCCGGAGAACGACGCCGCTCCCGACGACCGGGCGAGCCACGGCTTCAGCGGCACCCCCGGGGGCGACGGCCTGATGCCCGTCGTCGGACAGGTGATGGGCGCGATGTGGCAGGTCGTCACCACCGGCACGGCGCAACAGCGCGCCGAGGCCCGCGACATCCTTTCCGAGACCCGGCGCCGCCTCTACCAGCTCCTCGCCGATGGCGACCCCGAGTGA
- a CDS encoding ATP-binding protein — MQDGSPSTDGGAPQNEKRTVRIPWAPSAAPSIRKTLVADLASREVPGEVVEEAEIVVSELVANAIRHAKPLADGAIRVHWKVKNNVVEVEVTDGGGPTVPRPAPPTTWGPGGRGLRIVRSLAHEWGVLDEPNGRTVWASVGGPSRRRSH; from the coding sequence ATGCAGGACGGCAGTCCCAGCACGGACGGGGGTGCCCCCCAGAACGAGAAGAGGACTGTGCGCATCCCTTGGGCCCCTTCGGCAGCGCCCAGCATCCGCAAGACCCTCGTCGCCGACCTCGCGTCCCGCGAGGTCCCCGGCGAGGTGGTGGAGGAGGCCGAGATCGTCGTGAGCGAGCTCGTCGCCAACGCGATCCGCCATGCGAAACCCCTTGCGGACGGCGCGATCCGCGTCCACTGGAAGGTCAAGAACAACGTCGTCGAGGTCGAGGTCACCGACGGTGGCGGACCGACGGTCCCGCGGCCGGCCCCGCCGACGACGTGGGGCCCGGGCGGCCGCGGGCTGCGCATCGTCCGTTCGCTGGCCCACGAGTGGGGCGTCCTCGACGAGCCCAACGGCCGCACGGTGTGGGCCTCGGTGGGCGGTCCCTCGCGGCGCCGCTCACACTGA